In a genomic window of Sinorhizobium meliloti:
- the xsc gene encoding sulfoacetaldehyde acetyltransferase gives MKMTTEEAFVKVLQMHGIEHAFGIIGSAMMPVSDLFPKAGIRFWDCAHETNAGMMADGFSRATGTMSMAIGQNGPGVTGFITAMKTAYWNHTPLLMVTPQAANKTIGQGGFQEVDQMAMFEEMVCYQEEVRDPSRIPEVLNRVIEKAWRGCAPAQINIPRDFWTQVIDVDLPRIVRFERPAGGPAAIAQAARLLSEAKFPVILNGAGVVIGNAIQESMALAEKLDAPVCCGYQHNDAFPGSHRLSVGPLGYNGSKAAMELISKADVVLALGTRLNPFSTLPGYGIDYWPKDAAIIQVDINADRIGLTKKVTVGICGDAKQVAQQILQQLAPAAGDASREERKALIHQTRSAWLQQLSSMDHEDDDPGTEWNVGARQREPDRMSPRQVWRAIQAVLPKEAIISTDIGNNCAIGNAYPSFEQGRKYLAPGMFGPCGYGFPSIVGAKIGCPHVPVVGFAGDGAFGISMNEMTSIGREGWPAITMVIFRNYQWGAEKRNTTLWYDNNFVGTELNPNLSYAKVADGCGLKGVTVDTPAALTEALAKAIEDQARGITTFVEVILNQELGEPFRRDAMKKPVAVAGIDRADMRTQRPM, from the coding sequence ATGAAAATGACGACCGAAGAGGCGTTTGTAAAAGTCCTGCAGATGCATGGCATCGAGCATGCGTTCGGGATCATCGGCTCGGCGATGATGCCCGTATCGGACCTGTTTCCGAAGGCGGGCATCCGGTTCTGGGACTGTGCCCACGAGACCAATGCCGGCATGATGGCCGACGGCTTCAGCCGTGCGACCGGCACGATGTCGATGGCGATCGGCCAGAACGGCCCCGGCGTGACCGGTTTCATCACGGCCATGAAGACGGCCTACTGGAACCATACGCCACTGCTCATGGTCACGCCGCAGGCCGCCAACAAGACCATCGGCCAGGGCGGCTTCCAGGAAGTCGACCAGATGGCTATGTTCGAGGAGATGGTCTGCTATCAGGAGGAAGTGCGTGATCCGAGCCGCATTCCCGAGGTCCTTAACCGGGTCATCGAAAAGGCATGGCGCGGTTGTGCACCGGCGCAGATCAACATCCCGCGGGACTTCTGGACGCAGGTTATCGACGTGGATCTGCCGCGCATCGTCCGCTTCGAGCGGCCGGCGGGCGGCCCCGCGGCCATCGCCCAGGCCGCGCGGCTGCTTTCGGAAGCGAAGTTCCCGGTCATTCTCAACGGCGCCGGCGTCGTCATCGGCAACGCCATCCAGGAATCCATGGCACTTGCGGAGAAGCTGGATGCGCCGGTGTGCTGCGGCTATCAGCACAACGACGCCTTTCCCGGCAGCCACCGACTGTCGGTCGGACCCTTGGGCTATAACGGCTCCAAGGCGGCGATGGAATTGATCAGCAAGGCCGACGTCGTACTCGCATTGGGTACGCGGCTCAATCCCTTCTCGACGCTGCCTGGCTATGGCATCGACTACTGGCCGAAGGATGCGGCGATCATCCAGGTGGACATCAATGCCGACCGGATCGGCCTGACCAAGAAGGTGACCGTCGGCATCTGCGGCGACGCGAAGCAGGTGGCGCAGCAGATTCTTCAGCAGCTTGCGCCCGCCGCCGGCGACGCAAGCCGCGAAGAGCGGAAGGCGCTGATCCACCAGACACGCTCGGCCTGGCTGCAGCAGCTCTCGTCGATGGACCATGAGGATGACGATCCGGGCACGGAGTGGAACGTCGGAGCACGCCAGCGCGAGCCCGATCGCATGTCGCCTCGCCAGGTCTGGCGGGCGATCCAGGCCGTGCTTCCGAAGGAGGCGATCATCTCCACCGACATCGGCAACAACTGCGCGATCGGCAACGCTTATCCGAGCTTCGAACAGGGCAGGAAATATCTGGCACCGGGCATGTTCGGCCCCTGCGGCTACGGTTTCCCGTCGATCGTCGGCGCCAAGATCGGCTGCCCGCACGTGCCGGTGGTCGGCTTTGCCGGGGACGGCGCCTTCGGCATCTCGATGAACGAGATGACGTCGATCGGTCGCGAGGGCTGGCCGGCCATCACCATGGTGATCTTCCGCAACTACCAGTGGGGAGCGGAAAAGCGGAATACCACGCTCTGGTACGACAACAACTTCGTCGGCACCGAGCTCAATCCGAACCTGAGCTACGCCAAGGTTGCAGATGGCTGCGGCCTGAAGGGCGTGACGGTCGACACGCCGGCCGCACTCACCGAGGCCCTTGCGAAGGCGATCGAGGACCAGGCCAGGGGGATCACCACCTTCGTCGAGGTTATCCTCAACCAGGAACTCGGTGAGCCCTTCCGCCGCGATGCGATGAAGAAGCCGGTAGCGGTGGCCGGCATCGATCGCGCCGACATGCGCACCCAGCGACCTATGTAA
- a CDS encoding YeiH family protein, with protein MDAIPKTERRKQSLSAVLSTYGPGLLVTAAVAMAAQFLSEHYGAPAMLMALLLGIAFHFLAEEGRCVAGIELSAKLILRIGVALLGMRISVDLLIGLGAGTILLLVSAIVATILFGLLAARLLGRGWRLALLTSGAVAICGASAAMAIAAVLPRNEFSERNLIFTVLSVTVLSTLAMIGYPIVAEYLGLDGQATGIFFGGTIHDVAQVVGAGFSVSPEAGETATLVKLIRVTMLAPVVLIFSLALRGVPQEGASIGKRAPLVPGFVLAFLVLAGFNSAGLVPVLASEIGMAISRWALLAGIVAVGMKTSLRRVLEVGGDAVALVVAETLFIAVFILAGMYYLGHS; from the coding sequence ATGGACGCGATCCCCAAAACCGAGCGACGGAAGCAATCCCTGTCAGCCGTCCTGTCGACCTATGGACCGGGTCTCCTGGTGACGGCCGCCGTCGCCATGGCTGCCCAGTTCCTGTCGGAGCATTACGGGGCGCCGGCGATGCTGATGGCGCTGCTGCTGGGGATCGCCTTCCACTTCCTGGCGGAAGAAGGACGTTGCGTCGCGGGCATCGAGCTTTCGGCAAAGCTGATCTTGAGGATCGGTGTGGCGCTGCTCGGCATGCGCATCAGCGTCGATCTTTTGATCGGCCTCGGCGCCGGCACCATTCTGCTGCTCGTCTCGGCGATCGTGGCAACCATCCTGTTCGGCCTCCTGGCCGCCCGCCTGCTTGGCCGGGGCTGGCGTCTCGCCCTTCTCACCAGCGGCGCGGTTGCCATTTGCGGCGCTTCGGCCGCCATGGCCATCGCCGCCGTGCTGCCCCGCAACGAATTTTCCGAGCGCAATCTGATCTTCACCGTGCTGTCGGTGACCGTGCTCAGCACGCTTGCGATGATCGGCTATCCGATCGTCGCCGAGTATCTCGGGCTTGACGGCCAAGCCACAGGCATCTTTTTCGGCGGCACGATCCATGATGTCGCCCAGGTGGTGGGAGCCGGCTTTTCGGTCTCTCCGGAGGCGGGCGAGACCGCGACGCTCGTCAAGCTCATCCGGGTGACGATGCTGGCGCCGGTGGTCCTGATCTTTTCCCTCGCCCTGCGCGGCGTTCCGCAGGAGGGCGCGTCCATCGGAAAGCGCGCGCCGCTCGTGCCGGGCTTCGTCCTGGCGTTCCTCGTTCTCGCGGGGTTCAATTCCGCCGGGCTGGTGCCGGTGCTCGCAAGCGAGATCGGGATGGCCATATCCAGATGGGCGCTGCTGGCGGGCATCGTGGCGGTCGGCATGAAGACGTCGCTGCGCCGCGTCCTCGAAGTCGGCGGAGATGCCGTTGCGCTGGTCGTGGCCGAAACGCTGTTCATCGCCGTCTTCATACTCGCCGGCATGTACTATCTGGGACACAGCTGA
- the pta gene encoding phosphate acetyltransferase, translated as MKPLDRIINAARKAPRHIVLPEGEDPRIVAGAVQARREGVAEITLVGNREVIAQRLAALGAIPQEFRIEDPACSPLTDDFATAYLEHRRSKGVDETAARAAVLSPLTFAAMMVREGMADGTVGGAVATTADTVRAALQVIGRAPGVGLVSSFFLMMLCEPHHARKGAFVFADCGLVVDPDAAGLADIARMSAKSFERLAGERAKVAMLSFSTGGSAAHERVSKVVEATGMARRAEPDLIIDGELQFDSAFVEAVCLTKAPHSALRGEANVFVFPNLDAANIGYKIAQRIGGATAIGPILQGLSRPANDLSRGCSAADVFHMIAVTVVQAA; from the coding sequence ATGAAACCTCTCGATCGCATCATCAACGCCGCCAGGAAAGCGCCGCGGCACATCGTCCTTCCGGAAGGCGAGGACCCGCGGATCGTCGCCGGCGCCGTGCAGGCGAGGCGGGAAGGCGTGGCGGAGATTACGCTGGTCGGAAACCGCGAGGTGATTGCGCAGAGGCTCGCAGCCCTGGGCGCAATTCCGCAGGAATTCCGGATCGAGGACCCGGCGTGCTCTCCGCTTACCGATGATTTCGCGACCGCCTATCTCGAGCACAGAAGGAGCAAAGGCGTCGACGAGACCGCGGCTCGGGCCGCCGTCCTGTCACCGCTGACCTTCGCCGCGATGATGGTGCGCGAAGGAATGGCCGATGGGACTGTCGGCGGCGCGGTCGCAACCACCGCAGACACCGTTCGTGCCGCATTGCAGGTGATCGGCAGGGCGCCCGGCGTCGGGCTCGTCTCCAGTTTCTTCCTCATGATGCTTTGCGAGCCCCATCACGCCAGGAAGGGGGCCTTCGTCTTTGCCGATTGCGGACTGGTCGTGGACCCGGACGCAGCCGGTCTCGCCGACATCGCGCGCATGTCGGCCAAGTCCTTTGAGAGGCTTGCCGGAGAACGGGCAAAAGTCGCGATGCTCTCCTTCTCGACAGGCGGCAGCGCCGCTCACGAGCGCGTTTCGAAGGTCGTCGAGGCGACCGGCATGGCGCGGCGCGCCGAGCCCGATCTTATCATCGACGGCGAATTGCAGTTCGACAGCGCCTTCGTCGAGGCCGTCTGTCTGACCAAGGCGCCGCATTCGGCGCTGCGCGGGGAGGCCAACGTCTTCGTGTTTCCGAACCTCGACGCTGCCAATATCGGCTACAAGATCGCCCAGCGGATCGGCGGCGCGACGGCAATAGGCCCGATCCTCCAAGGGCTTTCACGGCCCGCCAACGACCTTTCGCGCGGCTGCAGTGCGGCCGACGTCTTCCATATGATTGCCGTGACCGTGGTTCAGGCCGCCTGA